The Hydra vulgaris chromosome 11, alternate assembly HydraT2T_AEP genome contains a region encoding:
- the LOC136087445 gene encoding uncharacterized protein LOC136087445: MCNKDKACCDADLGNQKCSSVLNCAGVSTKGLIEHLKHVHQILDPLKSGPTTSNQAQPSTSSTDNPPVKRQKLMTDFTRASFEETISKEVALYGLNFKQIINLDIIAEHVKEKFPTKNFPKNGSGVAKIVQGFHEDIKAKIKSWIQTHLAERHFFSTTLDEWTSTAGRRFLNINLHYFENGVDKEINLGMVPIYGSATALNIKKLFEARLMEFGLDPEKHIVGTSGDGASAMVSFGSMIASEYVQCRDHGIHLGVTKVLYLKKQSADAPVDDDNDVFFVECRNEDEPDKDVPDAGEDTESDNEEEADSLEMVFAYQSTIANLRKIVNLFQSLVKNKILQKFVKRMNNGRELKLKLGSKTRWGSLHDAYERFLKLLGPVKEALNHREIDKTYLWADIDSKRLEELVEVLSPAKLAIQFLSKKLVNLIDCNTTIKLILDNLEMHDH, from the exons ATGTGCAACAAAGATAAAGCATGCTGTGACGCAGACTTGGGCAATCAAAAGTGTAGTTCTGTTCTCAATTGTGCTGGAGTTTCAACGAAGGGTTTGATAGAACATCTAAAGCATGTTCATCAGATACTTGATCCATTGAAATCTGGACCGACAACTAGCAACCAAGCTCAACCAAGCACAAGCAGCACTGACAATCCTCCAGTAAAGAGGCAAAAGCTGATGACAGATTTTACTAGAGCATCGTTTGAGGAAACCATTTCTAAAGAAGTTGCTTTATATGGATTGAACTTCAAACAGATCATCAACTTAGATATAATAGCAGAGCATGTGAAAGAGAAGTTTCCAACAAAAAACTTCCCAAAGAATGGATCTGGTGTTGCAAAGATTGTTCAAGGTTTTCATGAAGACATCAAGGCTAAAATAAAATCGTGGATTCAAACTCATCTAGCTGAAAGACATTTCTTTTCAACAACCCTTGATGAATGGACTTCTACTGCAGGGCGACGTTTCTTGAACATTAATcttcattattttgaaaatggtgTTGATAAAGAAATCAATTTGGGCATGGTTCCAATTTATGGAAGTGCAACTGCTcttaacatcaaaaaacta ttcGAAGCAAGATTGATGGAATTTGGCTTGGATCCAGAGAAACACATTGTTGGCACTTCTGGTGATGGTGCGAGCGCTATGGTATCATTTGGTTCTATGATCGCATCAGAATACGTCCAGTGCAGAGATCATGGAATTCATCTAGGTGTTACTAAAGTTCTTTATCTAAAGAAACAGTCAGCAGATGCTCCAGTGGATGACGACAATGATGTCTTTTTCGTTGAGTGTAGAAATGAAGATGAACCTGATAAAGATGTACCAGATGCCGGTGAGGACACAGAATCAGACAATGAAGAGGAGGCCGATTCACTTGAAATGGTTTTCGCTTATCAATCAACGATTGCCAACTTGAGAAAAATTGTAAACCTCTTCCAATCATtggtcaaaaataaaattcttcaaaaatttgttaagagGATGAACAACGGGAGGGAACTTAAGCTTAAGTTAGGTTCAAAGACTCGTTGGGGCAGCCTTCATGATGCTTACGAAAGGTTCTTGAAGTTACTTGGACCTGTGAAGGAAGCTCTGAACCACAGGGAGATTGACAAAACCTACTTATGGGCAGATATCGACTCAAAAAGATTGGAGGAGCTGGTAGAAGTTCTGAGTCCAGCGAAGTTGGCAATTCAATTCTTGTCAAAGAAATTAGTAAATCTCATTGATTGCAACACAACTATCAAGTTGATCTTGGACAATTTAGAAATGCATGATCATTAA